A region from the Pseudomonas sp. P8_229 genome encodes:
- a CDS encoding DUF1656 domain-containing protein has translation MPREIAFHGVYMPTMTLMFFVAAALAWAVDRFLSGFDLYRFFWHPALLRLSLFTCLFGAMALTVYR, from the coding sequence ATGCCTCGTGAAATCGCTTTCCACGGCGTGTACATGCCGACCATGACCCTGATGTTTTTCGTCGCCGCGGCACTGGCCTGGGCGGTGGATCGGTTCTTGTCCGGGTTTGATCTGTACCGCTTCTTCTGGCACCCGGCGCTGCTGCGCCTGAGCCTGTTTACCTGTCTGTTCGGCGCGATGGCGCTGACTGTTTACCGTTGA
- a CDS encoding HlyD family secretion protein produces MKKFFSLLATLLVLALALWIGRTLWEHYMNTPWTRDGRVRADIINVAADVTGEVIDVPVRDNQLVKKGDLLMLIDPEHYRIAVKQAQSLVASRKSTWEMRKVNAHRRADLDNLVISKENRDDASNIADAALADYQHAQAQLEAAELNLKRTEVRAAVDGYVTNLNVHRGDYARIGEAKMAVVDMNSFWVYGFFEETKLPHVRVGDKADMQLMSGEVLKGHVESISRGIYDRDNPESRELIADVNPTFNWVRLAQRVPVRIHIDEVPQGVLLAAGITCTVVVKQDVVDN; encoded by the coding sequence ATGAAAAAGTTTTTCAGCCTGCTCGCGACCCTGCTGGTGCTGGCCCTGGCGCTGTGGATCGGCCGCACGTTGTGGGAGCACTACATGAACACCCCATGGACTCGCGATGGCCGCGTGCGCGCCGATATCATCAACGTCGCCGCCGACGTCACCGGCGAAGTCATCGACGTGCCGGTGCGCGACAACCAGTTGGTGAAGAAGGGCGATCTGCTGATGCTGATCGACCCGGAGCACTACCGCATCGCCGTCAAACAGGCGCAGTCGCTGGTCGCTTCGCGCAAGTCGACCTGGGAGATGCGCAAGGTCAACGCGCACCGCCGCGCCGATCTGGACAACCTGGTGATCTCCAAGGAAAACCGCGACGACGCCAGCAACATCGCCGATGCCGCGCTGGCCGATTACCAACACGCGCAAGCGCAACTGGAAGCCGCCGAACTCAACCTCAAACGCACCGAAGTGCGCGCGGCGGTCGATGGCTACGTGACCAACCTCAACGTGCATCGCGGCGACTACGCGCGCATCGGTGAAGCGAAAATGGCCGTGGTCGACATGAATTCGTTCTGGGTTTATGGCTTCTTCGAAGAGACCAAGCTGCCGCACGTGCGCGTGGGCGACAAGGCCGACATGCAGTTGATGAGCGGCGAAGTGTTGAAGGGCCACGTGGAGAGCATTTCGCGCGGCATCTACGACCGCGACAACCCGGAAAGCCGCGAGCTGATCGCCGACGTGAACCCGACGTTCAACTGGGTTCGCCTGGCGCAGCGGGTGCCGGTGCGCATTCACATCGATGAAGTGCCGCAGGGTGTGTTGTTGGCGGCGGGAATTACCTGCACCGTGGTGGTGAAGCAGGACGTTGTGGATAACTGA
- a CDS encoding DUF4440 domain-containing protein — protein MTDYNEYFDEAIQAHLVIERWFAVEQDSAELERLLSRFSADFSMVTPLGRALDVEALRALFHAAGGKKKGFRIELSELRGIALHAHGATLSYREQQTDASGLHTDRRSTVVFEKDPSGRVLWRHLQETFCAE, from the coding sequence ATGACTGACTACAACGAATATTTTGATGAAGCGATCCAGGCCCACCTGGTCATCGAACGCTGGTTTGCCGTGGAGCAGGATTCGGCCGAACTGGAGCGACTGCTAAGCCGGTTCTCGGCGGACTTTTCCATGGTCACGCCGCTGGGCCGGGCGCTGGATGTCGAAGCCTTACGTGCGCTGTTTCACGCGGCGGGCGGGAAAAAAAAAGGCTTCAGGATCGAGCTCAGTGAGCTGCGCGGGATTGCGCTGCATGCGCACGGCGCGACGCTGAGTTATCGCGAACAGCAGACGGATGCGAGCGGGTTGCATACGGATCGGCGCTCGACGGTGGTGTTTGAAAAAGACCCGTCCGGGCGGGTGCTATGGCGGCATTTGCAGGAGACGTTTTGCGCTGAGTGA
- a CDS encoding MFS transporter: protein MVYRSKVALVYLFGFALDLLNMFAASIAYPDIARELQASVTQLAWITNAYMLGLTLIIPLSVWLAARLGERRLILGSLLLFGIASALVAQAGSIESLIGWRLLQGLGGGLLLPIGQALAYRQFPVAQRAHLTGVVLMVALMVPALSPAAGGLIVEALSWRWIFYLNLPLALLAFALGLLWLKADQPTTQRPTLDVRGLLLAVSALSLLLIAVSLASASATRHLAGGVLLLGALTLWLYLRDGWRKPDAVLDLQLLKSPSLRLAMLIYLFVPGVFTGTNMIAVLYLHELGVGAAQTGALMLAWAAASGVAIMLGKRSFNRIGPKPLLIVGMLVQCLGIVLLMRIEHPAAAPLIIAYALMGLGGSLCSVTAQTLAFVGMTPEKMGHSSALWNINRQLGFCLGAALLSSLLGALGGNGFKCCFLAAALLTLLPMVAVLRFDTSKVLALLSTPPLQEKST from the coding sequence ATGGTCTATCGCTCGAAAGTCGCGCTGGTGTATCTGTTCGGGTTTGCCCTCGACCTGCTGAACATGTTCGCCGCGAGCATTGCCTACCCGGACATCGCCCGGGAATTACAGGCATCAGTGACGCAACTGGCGTGGATCACCAACGCCTACATGCTCGGGCTGACACTGATTATTCCGCTGAGCGTGTGGCTGGCCGCACGGCTGGGCGAGCGCCGGCTGATCCTCGGTTCGCTGCTGCTGTTCGGGATCGCCTCGGCGCTGGTGGCCCAGGCCGGCTCGATCGAAAGCCTGATCGGCTGGCGCCTGCTGCAAGGGCTCGGTGGCGGTTTGTTGCTGCCGATCGGTCAGGCCCTGGCGTATCGGCAATTCCCGGTGGCGCAACGTGCGCACCTTACTGGCGTGGTGTTGATGGTCGCGCTGATGGTGCCGGCCCTGTCGCCGGCGGCGGGCGGCTTGATCGTCGAGGCCTTGTCGTGGCGCTGGATTTTCTACCTGAACCTGCCATTGGCGCTGTTGGCGTTCGCCTTGGGCCTGCTCTGGCTGAAAGCGGATCAGCCCACCACGCAACGCCCGACTCTGGACGTACGCGGCCTGCTGCTGGCGGTCTCAGCCCTGAGTCTGCTGTTGATTGCCGTGAGCCTCGCCAGCGCCTCCGCGACCCGTCACCTCGCCGGCGGAGTCCTGCTGCTCGGCGCCTTGACCTTATGGCTGTACCTGCGCGATGGCTGGCGAAAACCCGACGCAGTCCTCGACCTGCAACTGCTCAAGAGCCCGTCGTTGCGTCTGGCGATGCTGATCTACCTGTTCGTGCCCGGGGTCTTTACCGGCACCAACATGATTGCCGTGCTGTACCTGCACGAGCTCGGGGTCGGCGCGGCGCAGACCGGTGCGCTGATGCTGGCCTGGGCCGCCGCATCGGGTGTGGCGATCATGCTCGGCAAACGCAGTTTCAACCGCATCGGGCCCAAGCCGTTGCTGATCGTCGGCATGCTTGTGCAATGCCTGGGCATTGTCCTGCTGATGCGCATCGAACACCCCGCCGCCGCGCCGCTGATCATCGCCTACGCCCTGATGGGGCTGGGCGGCAGCCTGTGCAGCGTCACCGCGCAGACCCTGGCGTTTGTCGGTATGACGCCGGAAAAAATGGGCCACTCCAGTGCGCTGTGGAACATCAATCGCCAGCTCGGTTTCTGCCTCGGCGCGGCGTTGCTCAGTTCGCTGTTGGGCGCACTGGGCGGTAACGGATTTAAATGCTGCTTTCTCGCGGCTGCCTTGCTCACATTGCTGCCAATGGTCGCCGTGCTGCGTTTCGATACCTCCAAAGTGCTCGCCCTGCTGAGCACACCTCCCCTTCAGGAAAAATCCACATGA
- a CDS encoding LysR family transcriptional regulator yields the protein MVSLDRFDTFKAVVEAGSLTAAADTLGQTRAVVSFNLKRLEEELGVTLLTRNTRQLALTDAGERFYRRCLRTLDEARLAIEDARSEHSQLKGTLRITTTVEFALAQVVPALEVFRQQQPQLNIHLSTSSTHADLISERFDLAIRLGRMHDSNLRAVQLSTFEVFAVAAPALIERFAPVATLATLESMPTLGHGRVPEMTVTDPVGTEHVYQPKPGTTAIVADNSATLRAFALTGQGVAILPQWLIQDDLEAGRLVRLLAGYRFAQQGVYALYPDTRHLPLKVRAFIDFMKGWG from the coding sequence ATGGTCAGCCTGGACCGTTTTGACACCTTCAAAGCCGTGGTCGAGGCCGGCTCGTTGACCGCGGCCGCCGATACTCTGGGCCAGACCCGGGCGGTGGTGAGCTTCAATCTCAAGCGATTGGAAGAAGAACTGGGCGTTACCTTGCTCACGCGCAATACCCGGCAACTGGCCCTGACCGATGCCGGCGAGCGTTTTTATCGACGCTGTCTGCGCACCCTTGACGAAGCGCGACTGGCGATCGAGGACGCCCGCTCCGAGCATTCGCAACTCAAGGGCACGTTGCGCATCACCACCACCGTGGAGTTCGCCCTGGCTCAGGTGGTGCCGGCGCTGGAGGTGTTTCGTCAGCAACAGCCGCAATTGAACATTCACCTGTCGACGTCCTCGACCCATGCCGATCTGATCTCCGAACGTTTTGACCTGGCGATCCGCCTGGGGCGCATGCACGATTCCAATCTGCGTGCGGTGCAGTTGTCGACGTTCGAGGTGTTTGCCGTGGCCGCGCCTGCGTTGATCGAGCGTTTTGCGCCGGTTGCCACGCTGGCGACGCTGGAGTCGATGCCGACGCTCGGCCATGGCCGCGTCCCGGAAATGACCGTGACCGACCCGGTCGGCACCGAGCATGTCTACCAGCCAAAACCGGGGACCACCGCCATCGTCGCCGACAACTCGGCAACGCTCAGGGCGTTTGCGTTGACCGGCCAGGGCGTGGCGATTTTGCCGCAATGGCTGATTCAGGACGATCTGGAGGCGGGGCGGTTGGTGCGGTTGCTGGCCGGTTACCGCTTTGCTCAGCAGGGGGTGTATGCGTTGTATCCGGATACGCGGCATTTGCCGCTGAAGGTGCGGGCGTTCATTGATTTCATGAAAGGCTGGGGATGA
- a CDS encoding SDR family oxidoreductase produces MPVALITGCSSGIGRALADAFKAAGYEVWASARKPDDVAALAAAGFTAIALDVNDSVALEQLAERINQQHGGLDVLINNAGYGAMGPLLDGGVPAMQRQFETNVFSIVGVTRALFPVLRRTKGLVVNIGSVSGVLVTPFAGAYCASKAAVHALSDALRMELAPFGIRVMEVQPGAIQSSFAKNAGHEAEQLINEQSPWFPLREGIRARAKASQDKPTPASEFAAELLKAVQQSTPPRLVRIGNGSRALPLLATLLPKGLLESTLMKRFGLRGQL; encoded by the coding sequence ATGCCCGTAGCGTTGATTACCGGTTGCTCCAGCGGTATTGGCCGCGCCCTCGCGGATGCGTTCAAAGCCGCCGGTTACGAGGTCTGGGCCAGTGCGCGCAAGCCTGATGATGTCGCGGCCCTCGCCGCTGCAGGGTTCACCGCGATCGCGCTGGACGTCAATGACAGCGTGGCGCTGGAACAACTCGCTGAGCGCATCAACCAGCAACACGGCGGCCTCGACGTGCTGATCAATAACGCCGGTTACGGCGCCATGGGCCCGCTGCTCGACGGCGGCGTGCCTGCGATGCAGCGTCAGTTCGAAACCAACGTGTTCTCGATTGTCGGCGTCACCCGCGCGCTATTTCCAGTGCTGCGCCGGACCAAGGGGCTGGTGGTGAACATCGGCAGTGTTTCGGGCGTGCTGGTGACTCCGTTCGCTGGCGCCTATTGCGCCTCGAAAGCCGCGGTGCATGCCTTGAGCGACGCGTTGCGCATGGAGCTGGCGCCGTTCGGCATTCGCGTGATGGAAGTGCAACCGGGGGCAATTCAATCGAGTTTCGCCAAGAATGCCGGGCACGAAGCCGAGCAACTGATCAACGAGCAGTCACCGTGGTTTCCGTTGCGTGAGGGGATCAGGGCGCGGGCCAAGGCTTCGCAGGACAAGCCGACGCCGGCCAGTGAGTTTGCTGCTGAATTGCTCAAAGCGGTGCAGCAGAGCACGCCGCCGCGCTTGGTTCGCATTGGTAATGGCAGCCGGGCGTTGCCGTTGCTGGCGACGTTGTTGCCCAAGGGGTTGCTGGAGTCGACGTTGATGAAGCGGTTCGGGTTGCGTGGCCAGCTTTGA
- a CDS encoding multidrug transporter has protein sequence MFIGVLLVITWLILLLRYPAKAVPVSVAAAVGLGLVAVWVVWLDNRELKQLARLEMRIVYAPEQCPADRPLQLKMKNGNDVPLTELRWRIAAYAPGDTVNLADNQYTAPRYRGPGELQAGGDWEDCLPMPPLRAGYRPQTLEFRAERLQGSFSD, from the coding sequence ATGTTCATCGGCGTTTTGCTGGTCATCACCTGGCTGATCCTGTTGCTGCGCTATCCGGCCAAGGCTGTACCGGTGTCCGTCGCGGCCGCCGTTGGTCTGGGATTGGTCGCGGTCTGGGTGGTGTGGCTGGACAACCGCGAGCTCAAGCAACTGGCGCGTCTGGAGATGCGCATTGTCTATGCGCCTGAACAGTGCCCGGCGGACCGGCCGCTGCAACTGAAAATGAAAAACGGCAACGACGTGCCGCTGACCGAACTGCGCTGGCGCATCGCAGCCTACGCACCGGGTGATACGGTCAATCTGGCCGACAACCAATACACCGCCCCACGCTATCGTGGCCCGGGTGAGTTGCAGGCTGGCGGCGACTGGGAAGACTGCCTGCCGATGCCACCGCTGCGTGCCGGTTATCGTCCGCAAACCCTGGAATTTCGCGCCGAGCGTTTGCAAGGCAGTTTCTCCGACTGA